Proteins encoded together in one Diabrotica undecimpunctata isolate CICGRU chromosome 3, icDiaUnde3, whole genome shotgun sequence window:
- the spz4 gene encoding protein spaetzle 4 — MIFCCFVLLLYAHAILGYGYDSGGDQSSCGRPYRSGKMFQPPCDLLKQGYCTSAGKTYPWQAVRRFVKDNQGLMRRMYGDQRHGHVLRAEFPDEPEILNPLENSIRYSRYHFEGVENEDNEVESEARFLREDLSNDDVLNTKFIYSEEPIISIKLAGLKTAPHFRQATERTTKSTPIKKSEEITTTENYSESADLTTTTESILESTTYLMNETREDSTITTTTTEGDSVDKKTDEKEKMAETMLFQDVDNDQSKKKLHVNYNMKGVNACPVREEVVAPFWANNTRGEVLALLNMYPFEQYVHWEKCTFEHRQMYCREGCRCEQQYRLHRLLAYDPSNECRGIFSDWFKFPSCCVCKCYDMPVEFRVTSRSPRYQTNADEN; from the exons CTGTATGCCCATGCTATTTTAGGATATGGGTACGATTCAGGTGGAGATCAGTCATCCTGCGGCCGTCCTTATAGGTCTGGAAAAATGTTCCAACCGCCGTGCGACCTACTGAAGCAAGGATACTGTACGTCAGCGGGAAAAACTTATCCTTGGCAAGCTGTTAGACGTTTCGTTAAAGACAACCAAGGGCTCATGAGGCGTATGTACGGCGACCAGAGACATGGACATGTGCTAAGGGCTGAGTTTCCAGATGAGCCGGAGATCTTGAATCCGCTTGAGAATAGTATTAGATATTCTAG ataccatTTTGAAGGTGTCGAAAACGAAGATAATGAAGTAGAAAGTGAAGCCAGATTTCTCCGCGAAGATCTCTCCAACGACGATGTCCTTAATACCAAGTTCATTTATTCCGAAGAACCAATAATATCCATTAAGTTAGCCGGTTTAAAAACTGCTCCGCACTTTCGACAGGCTACGGAGAGAACTACAAAGAGTACACCTATCAAAAAGTCTGAAGAGATCACAACCACCGAGAACTATTCAGAAAGTGCCGATCTTACTACGACTACGGAATCAATTCTGGAATCTACGACTTATCTAATGAACGAAACTAGAGAGGACAGCACCATTACTACCACTACTACAGAAGGGGATTCTGTAGATAAGAAAACTGACGAAAAAGAAAAAATGGCAGAGACTATGCTTTTCCAGGATGTTGATAACGACCAATCAAAAAAAAAGTTGCATGTGAACTATAACATGAAAGGAGT GAACGCCTGTCCCGTCCGAGAAGAAGTCGTCGCCCCGTTCTGGGCGAACAACACCCGAGGAGAAGTCCTGGCTCTTCTTAATATGTACCCATTCGAACAATACGTACACTGGGAAAAGTGCACATTTGAACATCGCCAAATGTACTGTAGAGAGGGTTGCAGATGCGAACAGCAGTACAGGCTTCACAGGCTACTGGCGTACGATCCCAGCAACGAGTGCAGAGGAATATTTTCCGATTGGTTTAAATTTCCATCGTGTTGCGTTTGCAAATGTTACGATATGCCTGTTGAGTTTAGAGTTACTTCTAGGAGTCCTAGATACCAAACAAATGCTGATGAAAATTAA